The Flavobacterium sp. IMCC34852 genome contains the following window.
ATTGTGTCCCACAAGAAATTATGACTATGGGCATTGAGGATTACAATCACTTCTTGGAACTACGACGCAAATTGATGGCGCAAAAGATTAAGGAATATTATTTTTCGTTGTAAAATTTTAATCATTAAAACATGAAAATCCCTAAAGAAACAATTCCTGATTGTTACAAATATGCCAAAGCTGCCTATGAAGGAAAAATAACTTCAGATGAAGCAACCTATAAAATACACGAGAAGCATGGTATAAAAGTGGGTTCGGCAAAAGATTATCCTAAACTGTTTAAAGTTTTAATTAGCGGCGAAGGATCTTTGTGGGGTTTAAGCAGTTATACTTATGATTGTTTTCTTGACAATATTCATAAAGATTACGGCAAAATACAATTGGGTAAATCACTAAATACCTTTATGCATTTAATCAAGAAATATGAGGGAGATAAAGTAGGTTCTAAAAAAAAGATGCGTTTGGTTTATGAAAAGTATATTAAATTAGTTTAAGTGTTTACTATACTTTTTTAGGTTAAGTAAAAAAATAAAACTGAGTTGTTATGGCAAAACAACCCAAATATTACGTTGTATGGCAGGGACGTGAGACTGGAGTTTTTGACTCTTGGGAAGCTTGTAAGCTACAGACTGCAGGTTTTCATGGGGCAGTCTTTAAATCATTTTTATCTAGAGAAACTGCGGAAAGAGCCTTTGCAGATGAAAGTTCAAATTATATTAGAAGAAAAAAGACAGCAGAAAATAAATTGTCTAATGAGGAAAAGCAATTAATTGGAGACCCCATTGAAGACAGTATTGTTGTAGATGGTGCTTGGAATACTGAAACTGGAATGGTAGAATATCAAGGTATATATAATAAGACCTTTGAAGTTTTATTTCATCAAGGGCCATATGAAGACGGCACCAACAACATTGTGGAATTTTTGGCTATTGTACATGCTTTGGCATTGTGTAAAGAATGGCATTGGAAAGTACCTATTTATACAGACAGTAAAACTGCTATTCGATGGGTAAAAGATAAAAGAGCAAAGACTAAACATGCTGTCAGCGATAAGAATAAGAAATTATTTGATATACTTGGCAGAGCCGAAAAATGGCTACAAACCAACGAATATGAAAACCCAATCTTAAAATGGGAAACGAAAGCTTGGGGAGAAAACCCTGCTGATTTTGGAAGAAAATAAAACGATATGTCAAGTCAAAGCGATACTATATTAGAAGGATTAAACGACCGCCAACAAGAAGCTGTGGTTAGTGATAACAAACGACTGTTGGTTTTAGCAGGAGCAGGCTCGGGTAAAACCAAAACGCTTTTGCAAAAAATCATCTATTTAATAGAAGAAAAAAAAGTGCAACCTTCAAATATTTTGGCTATCACATTCACCAAAAATGCCACCAACGAAATGATAGACCGCTTGATAGTTTCGGCAGATAGTAGTGGTTTTTATGAACGAATTATTTTCAGTAAAGAATTAACGAAGTTAGAAAAAGATGCAGAGCGCAGAAACTGGAAGCGCAAGTATAAGTGGATTGAAGGATTAACTATTCGAACATTTCACAGCTTTTGTTATACTGTTTTGCGAACTGACGGCGTGAAAGAGTTTGACAACAAATTCAAGATTATTGGCGATGAAAAATCAACCGATATAGATGACATCTCTAACCGCATTGCCAGTGAAACTGTCTTTGAAGTATTCCACCGTTTGTTTATTGAAAAATGCGAAAGCAATGATTTTTTATTAAAAACCAAACGTTACATACTGGACTATTTGGTGGATAAAATTCATATCCCAAAAGAATATGAATCGCCTAAAATTACTGATGGAAAATTTTATACTACTTTAAATGGTACAAAAGTAAAATCTAAGTCGGAACAATATATAGCTGATTGGCTTTATCGTCATAGTATACCCTTTGTATACGAACCCCTTTTAAA
Protein-coding sequences here:
- a CDS encoding ribonuclease H1 domain-containing protein, yielding MAKQPKYYVVWQGRETGVFDSWEACKLQTAGFHGAVFKSFLSRETAERAFADESSNYIRRKKTAENKLSNEEKQLIGDPIEDSIVVDGAWNTETGMVEYQGIYNKTFEVLFHQGPYEDGTNNIVEFLAIVHALALCKEWHWKVPIYTDSKTAIRWVKDKRAKTKHAVSDKNKKLFDILGRAEKWLQTNEYENPILKWETKAWGENPADFGRK